AGCATTAATTGTTAGCATACTAAATCACATTTAgcatttcacaaattaaatacttacagtTGCTAAATTTCGTGAAGTGCTAATTAATTCGTGCGTTAGCGCGTTTCGCAATAGCAGCGCAAGTTAACGCTAAACTGCCCTACGATAACGCCCGTACTTGCAAAAGAATAGATGGGCCGGGCTCTCGGACTACATTTGTGGCCagaaaaaatttacttatatgcaaaagtaaaaatcaacatgacatgacatttatttttttattttattactttcctgcaataaaaaaacattattggtATGTTTTAGGATGCATTggtttgttcataatatatattatttatatttgctcATTTAATACAGTCATACTCATGATTTTTTGTGATTTCAATAAGAATGAATATATCAATTTATCCTATTTAATTATGgacttacaaaataaacacaaaatgatgTAACATATTATCCATTCCTCAATAGGTACATTACTTACATACACAGTAAATTAACATTCAACTAATTGCTTAATGCGTAATTTCTCtctttgaattaaattataaacaaaatgtatttttaattcaaaagaaATCTATACGTAATGCCTggtaaatgtatgtaggtacttatGTTCTTGGAAGGCAACAAAATATGTTTGGCTTAAcagatatttaatatctatgtaACAACTACTCATAATATTgctaaaaatatgtacttatatacttCTATTGtatcataaacgttttttataaatCAGTAAGCAGTAAAAGAATTCTTTAACAAATCTTAAAATGGAAACATCTATGATGTCATCCTGCccaatataatgtatttatttcttttttatttacttattacagTACCAGGATTCAACAAAACTGAAGTAATAAAGAAACGCAACTCTTAggcttacataaaaaaaaacatcatggtattcaataattattgattaattataattaatacaacataaaatgGACAATAAATTTAACGAAACCAATTTTACACTACATAAgtatatactataaattattaaaactgttgaaattcaaatttttatacGTACAGTATACACCTACTCACGCGAACGGAGCAACGATTGCATACAATACCTaagtctatttaaaataatttagtagtgATTATTTGACGAAGTACTTACCTACATTAAcagatttttacaaaatatcaagTTAGCATATTTGCAGATGATATTAAGATATTTGCGAACCCATTATTGGATTATGAACAACTGCAAAATGATTTAAGCAAAATTGCAAACTGGTCAAACGAATGGCTTATCAATTTGAATGTTTCCAAATGCACCGTACTACATATAGGTAATCGTAACCCTCGCCTTCCATATAGATTGAACAATGAGCAGTTATTGGCAGTCAAGATGCAAACCGATCTCGGCGTAAAAATTACGAAAAATTTAAAGTGGCGAGAACATATAATGTCAGTGACCAAAAAGGCGAATAGTCTTATTTATCTGGTTAGGAAAGCTTTTAGGCATTTGACCCCGGAAATGATGCTGAAaatctataaaacatttattcgatCAATTCTGGAGTATGCTTTTCAAGTGTGGAACCCATACTTTTTTAGGGATATTGAGCTATTGGAAAAAGTGCAACGTAGTTTCACAAAGACGCCAAGGCTTCTGAAACACCGTCCATATGAGGAAGGCCTTGAGGTATTGAAACTAACCACCCTAAAGGATCGCAGGCACCGTGGTGCAATGGGCACTATGACATTCAGGGATTTCACAACCTATTTAACCAAGACACCAATGTTCATCTCAGGGGCCATAACAAAAAACTAATCTCCACCTTGTCCAATGACAAACCACATATGCATTTCTTGACGAACAGAGTAGTAAGAGCATGGAAGAACGTCCCACAGGATGTGGTTGCAGCAGAAAATGTGAACATGTTTAAGAataaacttgacaaatattttgctgggAAGTGAAACTGGAATTGAGAATTAcaggatacaggcatatcagttaaatatactgcctgcctgataacaaacaataataataaataataatatcagttgttaaaatttaaataattgtatgtataaaCTTCCGCGTTGGCCGTGAAATAACATCtagtatacaattttaaactgtATTGCTATGCAGAGATGGTCCGTGTTAGTTTAATGACATGTTGGTTGTCTCACATTCGATAAGGGAGACAGGCATGTCAGCCTCCGTTGCTGAGTATCTGTGCTGAGGCGTATGCACTGTACATGTACATATGCGTGTGCACTGTGTCATCCATTAGGGGTCTAGAATCCATAgactttaaaatttgttttgtcaaTGTATAAACTTCTTTTTGTCaatgtaaaaacttatttttctcaTCTTAATGCCTGGtctaatttcaattatttagaCTTATCAAAAAAGGTGAATtcttttgttcaaaatattaccCATATTATGTAGTAATCAAAGTTGATACTCTTAAATTAGCTTATCAGTTAATATGTTCTTCAGTATATGCATTTAaacacaaattcaaaaattattaagtaagtacttacaaaTAGCgagttttctatttttaaggaCTATATTGACGTTTTACATTTACACATGTTACTTGTGCATTTTTTTGTCTAGAAATATTCcaattatctttaaaaattggtatccagctgctctaacttaatattatatgcaaGTACTAGATTATTACACAtagttattgtaaatttaaatcattCAAATACATACAtccaataacataataaatgtaatacaatatatttacctaaggcactaatattatttatagtgtcATTTTGATGCCACTATGGACGGAATTTTAGCAGGTAAAATAAGGTATTTGTAATACAATGAATTGTCCTAATATATagtttacataataaatgtcTTCATTATTACTTGTATTACAACTACGAATAAGGAAAACGTGCCTGGTGTGGTTACAGTACTCTCACTCTGAaacaaaaagttataattagatatcacttaaatattttattttgaaaggtTTCCCTaagtctaaattattttaagtagctgtctgtagaaaaaataaattgaatgacAGTAGTGccactaaatattattaaaatattgtgaaaattattaattaaacccTTTTTTACAAAACAGATTTGGATAAACAAGTGCCTATCgaagaaatttaaaaagttttttttttaaataagattgCTTCTTATTTGAaagtttcttttaatatatcTGCATTCCTAGaactaatgtaatatattatgttacgcTACATAAATATCTTCTGTATTATGTGCTTTGAAGAATATTCCTGGACATCAAACTGCTCAACAACATTCCAGAACATGaacattgatattattaatgaatgaaataTGATGTTATAGATGTTTCAgtgactttaatattaaaaaaaataccagaatTGGCATTGGCatgaaaatcaattaaaaaaaacttacaatgaTGTAATAATTACAGCGATTTCCCAGGCAGCAGTCTGAACATGCCCAGTCTTGATACCATATATGTGTACACAGGGACATGTGATGCTGTCTGGTCATGGCACATTCCGTTTTGTTTGAACATCTTTTAGATATGTAATATTGCTTTTTTGCTCCTTGTGACCAGTATGGAGTGCTTCCCCAACGAATTTCGGTCAAACAGACGTCTTGATTGGATTCACAAGTGTTTATAGTATTAACACATTTGCCATTGTTATCTTCTTGATTATCACAAACATAACATTCGAGACTAAATGCTGTAAAAAATACTGTATCAGAAATGGGTCCAGTAAGTTTGAAACTGTAAGAATATATCAAGCTACTATACCTGGTGTTAATAAATCAAGAAcagctacaaaaataaaaagtttatacatGTTTTAATTCAAAACTGAGATGTTTGCCACACCCGACAAGTTTGCATCAAGAAACGTTCAAACTTGAAagttaaaactttaaacaaagtttataaacaataacgAGACCGGGGCGCGGCTTAAAATGGCGACCGATTATCAGATTAATCGACTATATACttcactacataatatttttaaaattaataaattacttcaaTATATTCTGTTTTGGAAAACATGCATACTTATAGACAAACAGTTCCAAGTAGTTCACGCTTTCAATTCTGCTTTCAATGCTGCAACTTGAAAcggttatattctctttgtctCAAAAACAATTTCTTAACTGTAGGTATCTTGTATTTATATGCTACCTTTCCATAATATCTACTATAATTGCTTTGAGCAAAGCTGCTAGAGTCATTGTGTTCTCTGATTATTATGTTCTATGATACtgtctatatttattaacatttcctaatatagatatataatttagaatatagAATTGAATGTTTGAATTGAATGTCTGAGTCCCATCGGTTCCATCcatagagaattataatatttatagaaagtcTCATTCCATTTATTTTAATCGATAGTGACGTTTTACACATCGACTACATAGGCCTCAATTGACTTTTTGATGGGTATCATTCAATCATTAAAAAAAGCGAGGACTGAAAGCTAACTTCACGTAGCTATGTGCCAAGTACCAACTGCCAAGTGCCAAGTGCCTAAAAGTGCCAGCACCAGAGGTTGCCGTATTGGCGTAGCACCATTTTTcctttgaatattataatttattgccgCAATTCCTTCAATATGAACCAAAATTatcctaatttatttaattataaatttctgGCTTGCTTATTAGTCTTGGTAAGTAGATTCATAAAGTCAACTAAATCGTTGCGTGGGAATCGGCTTACAAATACGGGTTGATTGTTTGATTTTATGGTCTATTATGAATAAGTAATTGCTGTAAAATAATCTACGATTGTTATGTTTCAGCTGTGCCACAGTTTTTTCAATCCCACCGATAGCGGAGCAGTACAAATTACACAAAGTAATTTGGACATGGTATTAGGTGAGTGACAAGATGTGCAGACAAGGCGTTTTCTAGAAAAGAAATCAGCGTTTTTGGAATTTTTATATCAGAAACGTAATTAACATTATGTTGTCTCCGTTATctgtaaatttttgtatagttacatatgaaaataattataattattcatacctCATGGCGCCATGAAagctttttttaatacattttgtaccGATTATAAATCCGCAATAAACATTACAAGTCACGAACATCAATTTGGACaatcgtttttaaaataaaatgatatcagCCCCCATAATTCCTATGTATGTCTATTTTCTGGTCAAGAGGGATGAAGCATTTTGTCTTTCACACTGGCCTGATGAGTGTTGCTATTTGGTAGATTTCACATGGGTAATTATATTAGGCATCATTaggtataacaaaataataatgaaatgtgGCTATTGAATATGAATAAATGGATAGAAATTGATGCAAGAAATCAATTTCTGCTCATTCATCAATTTCATGAGAAAAATGTTAGAATTGCTCATGATAAGATATGCGAATCattgtgaattaaaataaattcaaagacTATCATCATAAGAAAAATTCCTTGTTTTTTTTCAGCTTCAAATGaggttgtatttataaatttttatgctGAGTGGTGTAAGTTTAGTAACATGCTTATGCCAATATTTGATGATGCTGCCGAAGAAGTGTCAAAAGCTGGCTACGATCCTGGAAAAGTGGTGATGGGGAAAGTGGATTGTGACCGTGAAGGTGCTATTGCCACCAGGTTCCACATTACCAAATATCCCACATTGAAGCTCTTCCGTAATGGCCTGCCTGCTAAAAAAGAATACAGaggtattatattttctatattagactttttgtttatgcaaataaaataaacttaatttattcacTAAATACTGTAATTATAAACTCATTATAGGTCAACGCTCAGTGGAAGCCTTCGCagagtttattaaaaaacagcTTACGGATCCAATTGTCACCTTTGGATCTCTGCAAGAACTGCAACAACTAAGTGACGATAAGAGATACATTATTGCCTACATGGACAGAAGGGACCAGCCTGAATATGAAGTGTTGAGGAAAGTAGCGGCCAGTCTGAAAGATGAGTGCCTATTCCGTGCTGGTTTCGGAGATGCTTCACAGCAAATGCATCCTCcaggtaattttttaaaaatattattcagggTTCGTATCAGCAATGCAAGCAATTTGGGTCACTTATTTACACAGTTGCTTTTGGAAACTTGAAATatccaatgataattatttggatttaaatagtagtttttttttacttggtCT
This genomic window from Manduca sexta isolate Smith_Timp_Sample1 chromosome 17, JHU_Msex_v1.0, whole genome shotgun sequence contains:
- the LOC115443455 gene encoding uncharacterized protein LOC115443455 produces the protein MYKLFIFVAVLDLLTPAFSLECYVCDNQEDNNGKCVNTINTCESNQDVCLTEIRWGSTPYWSQGAKKQYYISKRCSNKTECAMTRQHHMSLCTHIWYQDWACSDCCLGNRCNYYIISESTVTTPGTFSLFVVVIQVIMKTFIM
- the LOC115443454 gene encoding endoplasmic reticulum resident protein 44 — protein: MNQNYPNLFNYKFLACLLVLLCHSFFNPTDSGAVQITQSNLDMVLASNEVVFINFYAEWCKFSNMLMPIFDDAAEEVSKAGYDPGKVVMGKVDCDREGAIATRFHITKYPTLKLFRNGLPAKKEYRGQRSVEAFAEFIKKQLTDPIVTFGSLQELQQLSDDKRYIIAYMDRRDQPEYEVLRKVAASLKDECLFRAGFGDASQQMHPPGQPVVVFRPDKKTSVESDETFEGKLTSFDEVYSWVQKKCIPLVREITFENAEELTEEGLPFLILFHSPSDTESVKKYKEIIQRELESEKENVNFLTADGVRFEHPLHHLGKSISDLPLIAIDSFRHMYLFSKYSDMEKPGKLKEFLQDLYSGKLHREFHYGPDPVYEANNAIKVTTPPESTFKKLAPSKNRYTLLRDEL